The Oscarella lobularis chromosome 4, ooOscLobu1.1, whole genome shotgun sequence nucleotide sequence CTAGCATGTCAATATTCTATAAAAGACAAAAACCCAACGAATATGATGAATTTATCCCCTGCCAGTCATACTCGTACCTGATGCAAGTGAATATTCTTCATCAGCGTTTCCTCGACGACTCGCTGCAGCTTGAAAACGGCTTCTTTCAAGTTCTGCTGATCGTGGAGTCCACCTCCTTTTGCAGCCTTGAACGGCGACATGAGACTCGAAAGCATACGTTGGGAAGCAGATCGCTGCTGCTTCGGAGAATGAGCCCAATCGCTAACTAAAACACGGCACACTTCCTTTAGCAATAGTCGACTTACTACTTTGGTACTGCAGTCACCTCTTGACTTGGAATCCATGTAGTGCTGTTGAATTATCGCCGATTTTTGTAGCACGTCTTCTGCCAACGACGATGCATTCGTTTCGAGATGAGCAACCTATAAAAAACGAACAGGTGACCATCCTGGCCAGATTGGTTAATTATTCATATGAAGTGAAACCTTTTCTTCGAGTCGCCAATTTTCCTCGCGCATTTCCGCCAGCCTCGAGAGGAGATCCGTAGTCTCGTCAGGTAACGACCCGCTCTTTTTAGAAACAAGAAAAAGTGAGCGCTCtcgataaataaataaataatgccATTTGAACTTACCGACGGATGGGTCAGACCACCCGTTGCCGACGAGGCGCTGCTTTCTCGACTCGGAGGTCTATGAGAGTCGCTGGTCGAGCTCGGCGGAACAAAGAGTTCATCCAGACCTTTTTGgggaaagaaacgaaatctTATATGTATGGCGAGGTACGTTTTGTAGAGGAGTCTTACTCTGCTTTCCTTTCGTTTCCGAGACCTGCTCTTTCATCTTCTCAGAACGTTTTCGTTCCAGCTGCAGCTGACGCTTCAAGTCTTTTATCTAGAGAACGATTTCGCGAGCGCCAATGAACTGCCAAAGTAACGTACCAAAGCCGCCGACTTTTTCTCGGCCAATTTACGCTCGACGTCTTTATCTGCAAGAGCCTAACGaaaggacgacgtcaaattgcacattgtttttttgtaacACTACCTGTTCCTGTGCTGAAAATTtctcttccgcttcttctttttcttggcgTATTGATTCCAGTTCGTGGCGAACGTCTTCCGCTTCCTGCCTCGCTTTTtcaacgccgtcttcgccaTCCTTTCTCGCTTGATCCACGTCGTTCTAACGCGTTAAAttagaattaattccgaGTCGTCCAAGATACTCACCTGCAGCTTTTCGATTTCCAGCTCCATTTCACCGATTCGGGCGCGGACTTCGGCCGCTTCCTTCTCACTTGCCTCCATTTTTTTAACGCGCGACGCGAGACCTTCTGATTTCGATCGCTCCTTCTCCACGTTATTTCTCAATTCTCTGAGTGCCTCCTAAAACATGCATTGGTTGatgttttttgttcttttacGCCTCCGTGCCTCGTGCTCTCGCTTCATATTGTCCAACTTTTGCTGATTTTCCGCCACAATCGTATCTCGTTGACGAGACGCTTCATCGGCTATGACTTTCCGCTTTTCCGCCAACTAGAACGCAATGAACGCGCAGGGGGACGTGAAAGCGCTAAAGAGCGTACCACAAGGGCGTCACTCAATTGATCCAGAGCCTGctgcctttcttcttttacaTTATCTCGCTCGTCCGCTAGTTGTTTTCGAATCCTCTCTAATTCCTGGAGAAGATACGTGCGGAAGTGTCTACGGAATGATTTTCAATTCCAACCTGCAACTGAGCTTGCAACTTGTGATTTTCTTGAAGCAACaacgcattttttctctcctgaTCTTCAATATTCTTCCGCAGTTGAGACGATTTCGTCTAAAACAGAACGATGAGAGAAGCGATAGCGCGACGTTTACTCGGTGCACACATGCGCGTCGTTCCCAgacgatttcgctttctGAAGTTCCTCCTTTGCAGAAGCGACTTCAAGAGACAGaccgtcgtttttctgtctGCGCGCGGGTCAACCAATGACTTTCGTTTACTTCGCTACATACAGAAGAAAATACCTGAGCTCCGTGATGAGCTTAGCCGATTCCTCCGTATTGCCACGTGCctgcaagaagaaaaaaagatcgctatttatttattaattaaaagccCAAAACATACCTGACTCTGAGCAGCCGCTAGAGAGGATTGAAGTTCTCTTATAGCGCTCTGACTACGCTGATGCATGTCTTGGTAACTCTACATGTAAATACTGGCTATGTACGGTAATTCAGTGTAGTGATTGGGTACGGACTTGATTTGTTTTGTCTAGCTCTCCTTGAACTTTTGCTGCCTGTTCTATAAGAACCTATGAAACCAGTGAGGTAGAGGATTCTATGAGTCAGCCTCCTTTACCTGaatctctctttctttagctGCAACGGCATCAGAGAGAGATGTTCTACGTTCGATTGAGATTGAAGCAATCTCTTCGATAATAATGTCTTCATTAGGACCTACTTGCTCTCACTGTAGagcttctctttttcgtcttgcaCTTGTAAGAGTCTTGAAACAAAGAACGTGGATTTTATGAAGTACGTTTGATCTTTCACGTGCGTACATTTCTTGCTTCTTTCGAAGCTTCTCGTTGAGCTGCAGAAAATGCATTTACCAAGGTAAGCACTCGTAAAGATCCGGCGAAACTCACCTTCGTTATTTCAGCTTGAAGAGAATTGATTTGCTTGTCATTTTTCTCCTATAATTAATCGAGTAAACGATACGTCAGTTCTTTAGAAGTAACTGACGTGATTCGCTTGAGATAGCCGCCTCTCCTCTTCCAACGTATCCAATTTCAACTGGAGGTCTGCAGAACAAAGTCTCGCCATCGTTTGACACACGAGCGAAAGAA carries:
- the LOC136186031 gene encoding GRIP1-associated protein 1-like yields the protein MTHAALSEDEFGRLQNQLIELKTANYGHEEQARRTSAELASLRQKVGHLEKDLEKANKIIGKSKKAKDVAAIVEESEGLQRKLHHLEEEYQLQNKTLMEELSRLSQENESLRGKCSKETTESKGDDDKEKDSSASAGLEGEVQWLKAVNKTLEKTLQSTKEKYESQIADLKKSFGLRGRPSPLIARHAAKTSAEADGVAMSGLVASPSDEEVKDVADEGKTEEEEATTATYQEEIDLLTQENESLKKQVEEKDDLQLKLDTLEEERRLSQANHEKNDKQINSLQAEITKLNEKLRKKQEILLQVQDEKEKLYSESKTSLSDAVAAKEREIQVLIEQAAKVQGELDKTNQSYQDMHQRSQSAIRELQSSLAAAQSQARGNTEESAKLITELRQKNDGLSLEVASAKEELQKAKSSGNDAHTKSSQLRKNIEDQERKNALLLQENHKLQAQLQELERIRKQLADERDNVKEERQQALDQLSDALVLAEKRKVIADEASRQRDTIVAENQQKLDNMKREHEEALRELRNNVEKERSKSEGLASRVKKMEASEKEAAEVRARIGEMELEIEKLQNDVDQARKDGEDGVEKARQEAEDVRHELESIRQEKEEAEEKFSAQEQALADKDVERKLAEKKSAALIKDLKRQLQLERKRSEKMKEQVSETKGKQSLDELFVPPSSTSDSHRPPSRESSASSATGGLTHPSSGSLPDETTDLLSRLAEMREENWRLEEKVAHLETNASSLAEDVLQKSAIIQQHYMDSKSRVSDWAHSPKQQRSASQRMLSSLMSPFKAAKGGGLHDQQNLKEAVFKLQRVVEETLMKNIHLHQNIDMLVGEVAKLQEENNKLLAGLGSSDSKN